A region from the Vulpes lagopus strain Blue_001 chromosome 5, ASM1834538v1, whole genome shotgun sequence genome encodes:
- the TRIM45 gene encoding tripartite motif-containing protein 45 isoform X2, which translates to MSENRKPLLGFVGKPPGGTALGNSGKTHCPLCMGLFKAPRLLPCLHTVCTTCLEQLEPFSVVDIRGGDSDTSSEGSIFQELKPPSLQPQIGILCPVCDAQVDLPMGGVKALTIDHLAMNDVMLESLRGEGQGLVCDLCSDRKVEKRCQTCKANLCHFCCQAHRRQKKTTYHTMVDLKDLKGYSRLGKPILCPAHPAEELRLFCELCDRPVCRDCVVGEHRGHPYDFTSNVIHKHGDSVRELLRGTQPHVEALEEALAQIRGTNTALQKRVEAVAADVRTFSEGYIKAIEEHRDKLLKQLEDIRVQKENSLQLQKAQLEQLLADMRTGVEFTEHLLTSGSDLEILITKGVVVERLTKLNKVEYSTHPGVNDKICFSPQQKAGRCHGYEVYGAINTKEVDPAKCVLQGEDLHRAREKQTASFTLLCKDSAGESMGRGGDSVQVAVVPKDKKDSPVRTLVQDNKDGSYYISYTPKEPGIYTVLVCIKEQHVQGSPFTVTVRKRHRPHPGVFHCCTFCSSGGQKTARCACGGTMPGGYLGCGHGHKGHPGRPHWSCCGKVTEKSECTWTGGQSAPRSLLRTVAL; encoded by the exons ATGTCAGAAAACAGGAAGCCGCTGCTGGGCTTCGTGGGCAAACCCCCCGGTGGGACCGCACTTGGGAACTCAGGCAAGACTCACTGCCCTTTGTGCATGGGGCTTTTCAAAGCCCCCAGGCTCTTGCCTTGTTTGCACACAGTGTGCACCACGTGTCTGGAGCAGCTGGAACCCTTCTCAGTAGTGGACATCAGAGGGGGAGACTCTGACACAAGCTCTGAGGGGTCAATATTCCAGGAActcaagccacccagtctgcagCCCCAGATCGGCATCCTCTGTCCGGTATGTGACGCTCAGGTGGACCTGCCCATGGGTGGAGTGAAGGCTTTAACCATAGATCACCTGGCCATGAATGATGTGATGCTGGAGAGCCTTCGTGGGGAAGGTCAGGGCCTGGTGTGTGACCTGTGCAGCGACAGGAAAGTGGAGAAGAGGTGTCAGACCTGCAAAGCCAATCTCTGCCACTTCTGCTGCCAGGCTCATAG GCGGCAGAAGAAAACGACTTACCATACGATGGTGGACCTAAAGGACTTGAAAGGCTACAGCAGGCTCGGGAAGCCCATTCTGTGTCCCGCACACCCGGCCGAGGAGCTGAGGCTGTTCTGTGAGCTCTGTGACCGGCCTGTGTGCCGGGACTGCGTGGTGGGGGAGCACCGGGGGCATCCCTATGACTTCACGAGCAATGTCATCCACAAGCACGGGGACTCGGTGCGGGAGCTCCTCAGGGGCACCCAGCCGCACGTGGAGGCGCTGGAGGAGGCCCTAGCGCAGATCAGAGGGACGAACACTGCCCTCCAGAAGCGAGTGGAGGCTGTGGCGGCCGACGTGCGAACGTTCTCCGAGGGCTACATCAAGGCCATCGAGGAGCATCGGGACAAGCTGCTGAAGCAGCTGGAAGACATCCGGGTCCAGAAGGAGAACTCCTTGCAGCTGCAGAAGGCGCAGCTAGAGCAGCTGCTGGCAGACATGCGGACTGGCGTGGAGTTCACGGAGCACCTGCTGACCAGCGGCTCAGACTTGGAAATCCTCATCACCAAGGGGGTGGTAGTAGAACGGCTCACAAAGCTGAACAAAGTCGAATATAGCACCCATCCTGGAGTAAACGATAAGATATGCTTCTCTCCTCAGCAGAAAGCAGGCCGCTGCCACGGCTATGAAGTTTATGGGGCCATCAACACCAAAGAGGTCGATCCGGCCAAGTGCGTCCTTCAAGGAGAAG ATCTCCACCGAGCCCGGGAGAAACAGACAGCCTCTTTCACCCTGCTTTGTAAGGACTCGGcaggagagagcatgggcaggggagGAGACAGCGTGCAAGTCGCAGTAGTCCCTAAAGATAAGAAAGACAG TCCAGTCAGAACGCTGGTACAAGATAACAAGGATGGGTCGTACTACATCTCCTATACCCCCAAGGAGCCTGGTATCTATACGGTGTTGGTCTGCATCAAAGAGCAGCATGTGCAG GGCTCACCGTTCACCGTGACCGTGAGGAAAAGGCATCGCCCACACCCAGGTGTGTTTCACTGCTGCACGTTCTGCTCCAGCGGAGGCCAGAAAACTGCTCGCTGTGCCTGTGGAGGCACCATGCCAG GTGGGTACCTAGGCTGTGGCCATGGACACAAAGGCCACCCGGGTCGCCCGCACTGGTCGTGCTGTGGGAAGGTCACGGAGAAGTCGGAATGCACGTGGACAGGTGGGCAGAGCGCACCAAGGAGTCTGCTCAGGACTGTGGCCCTCTGA
- the TRIM45 gene encoding tripartite motif-containing protein 45 isoform X1: protein MSENRKPLLGFVGKPPGGTALGNSGKTHCPLCMGLFKAPRLLPCLHTVCTTCLEQLEPFSVVDIRGGDSDTSSEGSIFQELKPPSLQPQIGILCPVCDAQVDLPMGGVKALTIDHLAMNDVMLESLRGEGQGLVCDLCSDRKVEKRCQTCKANLCHFCCQAHRRQKKTTYHTMVDLKDLKGYSRLGKPILCPAHPAEELRLFCELCDRPVCRDCVVGEHRGHPYDFTSNVIHKHGDSVRELLRGTQPHVEALEEALAQIRGTNTALQKRVEAVAADVRTFSEGYIKAIEEHRDKLLKQLEDIRVQKENSLQLQKAQLEQLLADMRTGVEFTEHLLTSGSDLEILITKGVVVERLTKLNKVEYSTHPGVNDKICFSPQQKAGRCHGYEVYGAINTKEVDPAKCVLQGEDLHRAREKQTASFTLLCKDSAGESMGRGGDSVQVAVVPKDKKDSPVRTLVQDNKDGSYYISYTPKEPGIYTVLVCIKEQHVQGRLFFALVLNTEGLTVHRDREEKASPTPRCVSLLHVLLQRRPENCSLCLWRHHARWVPRLWPWTQRPPGSPALVVLWEGHGEVGMHVDRWAERTKESAQDCGPLTPSWTGGQPVRAAARATSWYRRTPDLD from the exons ATGTCAGAAAACAGGAAGCCGCTGCTGGGCTTCGTGGGCAAACCCCCCGGTGGGACCGCACTTGGGAACTCAGGCAAGACTCACTGCCCTTTGTGCATGGGGCTTTTCAAAGCCCCCAGGCTCTTGCCTTGTTTGCACACAGTGTGCACCACGTGTCTGGAGCAGCTGGAACCCTTCTCAGTAGTGGACATCAGAGGGGGAGACTCTGACACAAGCTCTGAGGGGTCAATATTCCAGGAActcaagccacccagtctgcagCCCCAGATCGGCATCCTCTGTCCGGTATGTGACGCTCAGGTGGACCTGCCCATGGGTGGAGTGAAGGCTTTAACCATAGATCACCTGGCCATGAATGATGTGATGCTGGAGAGCCTTCGTGGGGAAGGTCAGGGCCTGGTGTGTGACCTGTGCAGCGACAGGAAAGTGGAGAAGAGGTGTCAGACCTGCAAAGCCAATCTCTGCCACTTCTGCTGCCAGGCTCATAG GCGGCAGAAGAAAACGACTTACCATACGATGGTGGACCTAAAGGACTTGAAAGGCTACAGCAGGCTCGGGAAGCCCATTCTGTGTCCCGCACACCCGGCCGAGGAGCTGAGGCTGTTCTGTGAGCTCTGTGACCGGCCTGTGTGCCGGGACTGCGTGGTGGGGGAGCACCGGGGGCATCCCTATGACTTCACGAGCAATGTCATCCACAAGCACGGGGACTCGGTGCGGGAGCTCCTCAGGGGCACCCAGCCGCACGTGGAGGCGCTGGAGGAGGCCCTAGCGCAGATCAGAGGGACGAACACTGCCCTCCAGAAGCGAGTGGAGGCTGTGGCGGCCGACGTGCGAACGTTCTCCGAGGGCTACATCAAGGCCATCGAGGAGCATCGGGACAAGCTGCTGAAGCAGCTGGAAGACATCCGGGTCCAGAAGGAGAACTCCTTGCAGCTGCAGAAGGCGCAGCTAGAGCAGCTGCTGGCAGACATGCGGACTGGCGTGGAGTTCACGGAGCACCTGCTGACCAGCGGCTCAGACTTGGAAATCCTCATCACCAAGGGGGTGGTAGTAGAACGGCTCACAAAGCTGAACAAAGTCGAATATAGCACCCATCCTGGAGTAAACGATAAGATATGCTTCTCTCCTCAGCAGAAAGCAGGCCGCTGCCACGGCTATGAAGTTTATGGGGCCATCAACACCAAAGAGGTCGATCCGGCCAAGTGCGTCCTTCAAGGAGAAG ATCTCCACCGAGCCCGGGAGAAACAGACAGCCTCTTTCACCCTGCTTTGTAAGGACTCGGcaggagagagcatgggcaggggagGAGACAGCGTGCAAGTCGCAGTAGTCCCTAAAGATAAGAAAGACAG TCCAGTCAGAACGCTGGTACAAGATAACAAGGATGGGTCGTACTACATCTCCTATACCCCCAAGGAGCCTGGTATCTATACGGTGTTGGTCTGCATCAAAGAGCAGCATGTGCAG GGTCGCCTGTTCTTTGCTCTTGTTCTGAACACTGAAGGGCTCACCGTTCACCGTGACCGTGAGGAAAAGGCATCGCCCACACCCAGGTGTGTTTCACTGCTGCACGTTCTGCTCCAGCGGAGGCCAGAAAACTGCTCGCTGTGCCTGTGGAGGCACCATGCCAG GTGGGTACCTAGGCTGTGGCCATGGACACAAAGGCCACCCGGGTCGCCCGCACTGGTCGTGCTGTGGGAAGGTCACGGAGAAGTCGGAATGCACGTGGACAGGTGGGCAGAGCGCACCAAGGAGTCTGCTCAGGACTGTGGCCCTCTGACGCCTTCCTGGACAGGTGGCCAGCCTGTGAGAGCTGCAGCCAGAGCAACTTCATGGTACCGGAGGACCCCAGACCTTGACTAA